Proteins from a genomic interval of Meiothermus sp.:
- the rpsD gene encoding 30S ribosomal protein S4, which translates to MGRYRGPIVKVARHLGVNVAETEKVQKYLDRRPYAPGQHGQKRRGRPSDFAVRLREKQKLRFIYDVSETQFRNLFEEASRKKGVTGTVFLQLLESRLDNVVFRMGIASTRRQARQFVRHGHILVNGKRVNIPGYRLRQGDEIKVAEKAKKIDFIVQNVERFKNRKSFPWLEFNADTMTGRFLRVPEREMLSLPVNEQLVIEFYSR; encoded by the coding sequence ATGGGTCGTTATAGAGGGCCAATTGTAAAAGTGGCGCGTCACCTTGGGGTGAACGTGGCCGAGACCGAAAAAGTTCAAAAGTATCTGGATCGCCGTCCTTATGCGCCGGGTCAGCACGGCCAGAAGCGCCGGGGCCGTCCCTCCGACTTCGCTGTGCGGTTGCGTGAGAAGCAAAAATTGCGCTTCATTTACGATGTCTCGGAAACCCAGTTCCGCAACCTTTTCGAGGAAGCTAGCCGTAAGAAGGGCGTAACCGGTACGGTGTTTTTGCAACTGCTCGAGAGCCGTCTGGACAATGTGGTCTTCCGCATGGGCATTGCCTCTACCCGTCGCCAGGCGCGGCAATTTGTGCGACATGGGCACATTCTGGTCAACGGCAAGCGGGTGAACATTCCCGGTTACCGCTTGCGCCAGGGGGATGAGATCAAGGTTGCGGAAAAGGCCAAAAAAATCGACTTTATTGTCCAGAATGTCGAGCGCTTTAAGAACCGCAAGAGCTTTCCTTGGCTGGAATTCAACGCCGATACCATGACTGGACGCTTCTTGCGCGTACCTGAACGGGAAATGCTCTCTTTGCCGGTGAACGAGCAGCTCGTGATCGAGTTCTATTCCCGATAG
- the rpsK gene encoding 30S ribosomal protein S11: MAEKKSSTSRKKKVKRQVTMGKAFIHASYNNTIVTITDTNGHPVTWSSGGVIGYKGSRKGTPYAAQLAAMDAAKKAQSFGMNSVEVVVRGTGAGREQAIRALQASGLQVRSIVDDTPTPHNGCRPRKKFRKAV, translated from the coding sequence ATGGCTGAGAAAAAGTCTTCTACAAGTCGTAAGAAAAAAGTCAAACGTCAGGTTACGATGGGCAAGGCGTTTATTCACGCCTCCTATAACAACACCATCGTGACTATCACCGATACCAACGGTCACCCCGTTACCTGGTCGTCGGGCGGGGTTATTGGCTACAAGGGCAGCCGTAAGGGCACTCCCTATGCTGCCCAGCTAGCGGCCATGGATGCGGCCAAGAAAGCCCAGAGTTTTGGGATGAACAGCGTTGAGGTGGTGGTGCGGGGTACCGGCGCAGGCCGCGAACAAGCTATTCGTGCCTTGCAGGCCAGTGGGCTTCAGGTGCGCTCCATTGTGGACGATACCCCCACGCCGCACAACGGTTGCCGTCCCCGCAAAAAGTTCCGTAAGGCTGTTTAG
- the rpsM gene encoding 30S ribosomal protein S13, translated as MARISGVEIPRNKRVDIALTYVYGVGPARAKEALAATNVNPATRVKDLTEAEVARLREFVENTYKLEGELRAEVAGNIKRLMDIGCYRGLRHRRGLPVRGQRTRTNARTRKGPRKTVAGKKKAPRK; from the coding sequence ATGGCTCGTATTTCTGGTGTAGAAATCCCCCGTAATAAGCGTGTGGACATTGCTCTGACCTACGTGTATGGGGTAGGCCCCGCGCGCGCAAAGGAAGCCCTGGCAGCTACCAACGTCAATCCGGCTACCCGGGTCAAAGATCTGACCGAGGCCGAAGTAGCCCGCCTGCGCGAGTTTGTGGAAAACACCTACAAGCTCGAGGGTGAGCTGCGCGCCGAAGTGGCGGGCAATATCAAGCGCCTGATGGACATCGGCTGCTACCGGGGACTGCGCCACCGCCGCGGGCTACCCGTGCGTGGACAGCGTACCCGTACCAACGCCCGTACTCGCAAAGGCCCCCGCAAGACTGTGGCTGGCAAGAAGAAGGCGCCTCGCAAATAA
- the rpmJ gene encoding 50S ribosomal protein L36 yields MKVRTSVKKMCDKCKVIKRHGRVYVICEDPTHKQRQG; encoded by the coding sequence ATGAAAGTGCGTACCTCGGTCAAGAAGATGTGCGACAAGTGCAAGGTGATCAAGCGGCACGGTCGCGTTTATGTGATTTGCGAAGACCCCACCCATAAGCAGCGTCAAGGCTGA
- the infA gene encoding translation initiation factor IF-1 produces the protein MAKEKDTIRAEGVISEALPNTTFRVQLDNGPEILCYISGKMRMNYIRILPGDRVVVEITPYDPSRGRIVYRK, from the coding sequence TTGGCCAAGGAAAAAGATACAATTCGTGCTGAAGGCGTCATAAGCGAGGCTCTGCCCAACACCACCTTCCGGGTTCAGCTTGATAATGGCCCTGAAATCCTCTGCTACATTTCGGGCAAGATGCGGATGAATTACATCCGTATTCTGCCCGGTGACCGGGTGGTGGTCGAGATTACTCCCTACGATCCCAGCCGCGGCCGGATAGTGTACAGAAAGTGA
- the map gene encoding type I methionyl aminopeptidase: MAIHIKSPWEIEKMTKTGQLHTAIFAEVEPHIRPGVSTQELDQIILRAIQKVGGQAPQIGYRAGGTVPFPSATCMSIDDVVVHGFPSKRPLREGELLKIDFLFTYEGYTTDMARTYAIGKVSPEAERLMRVTEEAFWVGFELLQPGKRIGDVAAAVQDFVERQHGLWCIREMVGHGVGRELHEDPQVPNYGEPGKGPKLRPGMTLAFEPMVALYPAKMVILADGWTATVGKGNLAAHYENTVLITDTGPRLLTGSQKAVPVER, from the coding sequence ATGGCCATCCACATTAAGTCGCCCTGGGAGATTGAGAAGATGACCAAAACGGGTCAGCTTCATACCGCCATCTTTGCCGAGGTGGAGCCACACATTCGTCCTGGGGTGAGCACCCAAGAGCTCGATCAGATTATCCTGCGGGCCATCCAGAAGGTGGGAGGCCAGGCGCCACAGATTGGCTATCGCGCGGGGGGGACGGTGCCCTTCCCCAGCGCAACCTGTATGTCTATTGACGATGTGGTGGTGCACGGTTTCCCCTCCAAGCGCCCTTTACGCGAAGGAGAGCTTCTAAAGATCGATTTCCTATTTACTTACGAAGGCTACACCACCGATATGGCCCGTACCTATGCCATTGGCAAGGTCTCACCCGAGGCCGAGCGCTTAATGCGTGTTACTGAAGAGGCTTTTTGGGTGGGATTTGAACTGCTGCAGCCTGGTAAGCGTATCGGCGATGTGGCGGCAGCGGTGCAGGATTTTGTTGAGCGCCAACACGGGCTGTGGTGTATCCGGGAGATGGTGGGCCATGGTGTGGGCCGCGAACTGCATGAGGATCCCCAGGTGCCTAACTACGGTGAGCCTGGCAAAGGCCCCAAGCTACGACCCGGTATGACCCTGGCTTTTGAGCCAATGGTTGCTTTATATCCTGCCAAGATGGTAATATTGGCGGATGGTTGGACGGCCACGGTTGGTAAGGGCAACCTGGCAGCCCACTACGAAAACACGGTGCTGATTACTGATACTGGCCCTCGCCTCTTGACGGGGAGCCAGAAAGCTGTGCCGGTAGAACGGTAG
- a CDS encoding adenylate kinase: MLVAEAVIFLGPPGAGKGTQAKRLALELGFRQLSTGDILRSHVARGTELGQQAKPLMEAGKLVPDEIILGLIGQELAEMPDPKVIFDGFPRTLAQAEALDRLLAERKIRLLGVLLVTAPEEELVRRLLGRALEEGRSDDNESTIRARMVEYRQKTQPLVDYYKKTGYLKEINGLGKVDEVYQAIQKALGVGVS, encoded by the coding sequence TTGCTGGTGGCAGAGGCGGTAATTTTTTTGGGCCCTCCAGGGGCGGGCAAAGGTACCCAGGCCAAGCGCTTGGCGCTCGAGCTTGGTTTTCGTCAGCTTTCAACCGGTGATATCCTTCGTAGCCACGTGGCTCGAGGCACCGAGCTGGGACAGCAGGCCAAGCCCTTGATGGAGGCAGGCAAATTGGTGCCCGATGAGATTATCCTGGGGCTAATAGGCCAGGAATTGGCTGAAATGCCTGATCCCAAGGTTATATTCGATGGCTTTCCCCGCACCCTAGCCCAAGCCGAAGCCCTCGACCGACTGCTGGCCGAGCGCAAGATTCGTCTCCTGGGTGTACTGCTGGTTACCGCACCAGAAGAAGAGTTGGTGCGCAGGCTCTTGGGGCGGGCTTTGGAAGAGGGCCGCTCAGATGACAACGAAAGCACCATTCGCGCCCGAATGGTGGAGTACCGACAGAAAACCCAACCCTTGGTGGACTACTACAAGAAGACCGGATACCTCAAGGAAATCAATGGCCTGGGTAAGGTAGACGAGGTGTACCAAGCCATTCAAAAGGCACTGGGTGTGGGGGTCTCCTAG
- the secY gene encoding preprotein translocase subunit SecY, whose amino-acid sequence MLAAFRSAIIIPELRKRILFTLLVLALYRLGTFIPTPGVDISKIREFLGTQAGSALGLVNLFSGGNFEQFSIFALGIMPYITAAIIMQLLVTVIPSLEKLQKEGEEGRRIITQYTRIAGIALGAVQGLFLATAFLGSNNGAFLLPGWEPGFFFYFVVVITQVAGIALLLWMAERITEYGIGNGTSMVIFAGIVASWLPQLGRTFGLVRTGEVNLIALLIFLAFIVLALGVMAAVQQAERRIPVQYARKQVGRKMFGGQATYIPIKLNAAGVIPIIFAAALLQVPLFITGVFPESTVAQGIANFFTPNRFPGLLIEVLLIIGFTYVYTAVQFDPRRISENLREYGGFIPGIRPGEPTVKFLEHIVSRLTLWGAIFLGVVAALPTIMQNVTGVTTLAFHFSGISLLIVVGVALDTLRQIEAQLQMRNYEGFLSKGRLRGRTR is encoded by the coding sequence ATGCTCGCGGCCTTCCGCTCCGCCATCATCATCCCTGAGCTGCGTAAGCGCATTCTGTTTACGCTCTTGGTGCTGGCGTTGTATCGGTTGGGTACCTTCATCCCTACCCCTGGGGTAGATATCAGTAAAATCCGCGAGTTTTTGGGCACCCAGGCGGGCAGTGCCTTGGGGCTGGTTAACCTCTTTTCCGGAGGCAACTTCGAGCAGTTCTCTATTTTTGCTCTGGGTATCATGCCCTACATCACGGCCGCCATCATCATGCAGCTGCTGGTTACAGTAATCCCATCCCTGGAAAAGCTGCAAAAAGAGGGCGAGGAAGGCCGTCGTATCATTACCCAGTACACCCGTATAGCAGGCATTGCCCTGGGGGCGGTGCAGGGCTTGTTTCTAGCCACGGCTTTTCTGGGCTCCAACAATGGAGCTTTCCTGCTACCCGGCTGGGAGCCTGGCTTCTTCTTCTATTTTGTGGTGGTGATTACCCAGGTGGCAGGCATCGCTTTGCTGCTCTGGATGGCCGAGCGCATCACCGAATACGGCATAGGCAATGGCACCAGCATGGTGATTTTTGCTGGCATTGTGGCCTCGTGGTTGCCGCAGCTTGGCCGCACTTTTGGTTTGGTGCGTACTGGTGAGGTCAACCTAATTGCCTTGCTGATCTTCCTGGCCTTTATCGTGCTGGCTTTGGGGGTAATGGCTGCGGTTCAGCAGGCCGAGCGCCGCATCCCGGTGCAGTACGCACGGAAGCAGGTGGGCCGCAAGATGTTTGGTGGGCAGGCCACCTACATTCCCATCAAGCTCAACGCGGCTGGGGTCATCCCCATTATTTTTGCGGCAGCCTTGCTCCAGGTACCCCTCTTTATTACCGGGGTATTCCCCGAATCCACGGTGGCTCAGGGAATTGCCAACTTTTTCACCCCCAACCGTTTCCCCGGCTTGCTGATTGAGGTGCTGCTGATCATCGGATTTACCTATGTCTATACGGCGGTGCAGTTTGATCCGCGCCGTATCTCCGAGAACCTGCGTGAGTATGGTGGGTTTATCCCTGGCATTCGTCCGGGCGAGCCCACGGTAAAGTTCCTCGAGCACATCGTCTCTCGCCTAACCCTCTGGGGGGCCATCTTTCTGGGTGTTGTGGCGGCTCTGCCTACCATCATGCAAAACGTGACCGGCGTGACCACCCTGGCCTTTCACTTTTCGGGCATTAGCTTGCTCATTGTAGTGGGTGTGGCGCTGGATACCCTGCGCCAGATCGAGGCCCAGCTACAGATGCGCAACTACGAGGGCTTTTTGTCTAAGGGGCGCTTGCGGGGTCGTACCCGCTAA
- the rplO gene encoding 50S ribosomal protein L15: MKLTDIRPNQGANKRRKRVGRGPGSGHGKTAGRGHKGQKSRSGGLKNPARFEGGRSTLIMRLPKRGMKGDSHGELKRVEYQVVNVGAIAKHFTSGEVGPEALVQAGLVRPGYPIKVLAMGNANGVKVRAHKFSQAAVEKLKAAGGEAVVIEGA; encoded by the coding sequence ATGAAACTTACCGATATTCGTCCCAACCAAGGGGCCAACAAGCGCCGCAAGCGCGTGGGTCGGGGTCCCGGCTCTGGTCACGGCAAGACGGCTGGGCGGGGTCACAAGGGTCAGAAATCCCGTTCGGGCGGCCTGAAGAACCCAGCGCGCTTCGAAGGCGGGCGTTCTACCCTGATTATGCGTCTGCCCAAACGCGGCATGAAGGGTGATTCGCACGGCGAGCTTAAGCGGGTTGAATACCAGGTGGTCAATGTGGGGGCAATTGCTAAGCACTTCACTTCTGGCGAGGTGGGCCCTGAAGCGCTGGTGCAAGCAGGTCTGGTGCGCCCGGGCTACCCGATCAAGGTGCTGGCTATGGGTAACGCCAACGGGGTAAAAGTGCGTGCCCACAAATTCTCCCAGGCTGCCGTTGAAAAACTCAAGGCGGCTGGTGGGGAAGCTGTTGTGATTGAGGGGGCCTAA
- the rpmD gene encoding 50S ribosomal protein L30 codes for MATLKVRLVKSPIGYPKDQKVALKVLGLTKMNRVREVQDNPAVRGQIRKVAHLVEVLE; via the coding sequence ATGGCGACCTTGAAGGTGCGGCTGGTTAAGAGCCCTATTGGCTACCCCAAAGACCAAAAAGTAGCCCTCAAGGTGCTGGGCCTGACCAAGATGAACCGCGTGCGTGAGGTGCAGGATAACCCTGCTGTGCGCGGCCAGATTCGCAAGGTGGCCCACTTGGTGGAGGTGCTGGAATGA